The nucleotide sequence CTCAAGGGTCAACCTTCTTTGAAGCCCTGCCACCGGCAAACCTTCAATTGCATATCCCGCTTCCGGAACCTTCTGCATTTCCATTTTCCCTTCTGCCCCAACAAAAAGGATTTCACTGTCAGGATGTTTTTCACTCCAGGCATTAGCAATGGCTATGGCCGGATAGATATGTCCTCCGGTGCCTCCTCCACTGATCATGATGCGATATGTCTCCTTCTCTTTGATAAGCTACGCTATTTATTGTGCCATTTGCATGGCGTTCTTTCTAACTGCATTGGCATCACCCGCAAAACCATCTTCCTGGTCTCCACGGCTAACACTTAAAATAATTCCCAAAGAAATCCCTGTGAACAATAAAGAGGTTCCTCCCATACTGAGCAAAGGCAATGGTTGACCCGTAATTGGTCCCAAACCTACTGCAACTGCCATATTTACCATCGCTTGTATCACCAGCGCAAAACTCAAACCTGCCGAAAGCAAGCCCCCAAATGGCCGGTTAGAAATTGCCACTACCCGCATCCCCCTATAGAGCAATGCCAAGTAAAGGAACAATACTACCCCTCCTCCGATCATACCATATTCTTCTATGATAATGGCATAGATAAAGTCAGAGTAAGGGTGTGGCAAAGAGTTTCTCTGCTCACTATTTCCTGGGCCCTTACCAGCAATCCCACCAGTGGCAATGGCCATATAGGACTGCTGTGCCTGATAAGGAATTTCATCTTCAGACATGAAATTTTCTATCCTAGAGAAGAATGTCCCTCCCCGTTGTCCCAAGAAAATGGCCGAAGTAAGCGCAAGGAAGCCAATTAGGCAAACCGCTATCAAAAACTTCACAGGAACCCTACCGATAAACATCAAAAGCAAACAGGTGCAAAGCAGCATCACTGCAGTGGACATATTCGCCAATCCGATGAGCATACAAATCATCCCTATCCAGATCATTACCGGAATAAAGGTCCGCTTAAAGTCCTGAATGTTCTTTTGCCGCTTAGCCAACATCCCCGCCACCGCTGCAATCAAGGCCAACTTGGCCAAATCAGAAGGCTGGAATGCTTGGTTGATCAAAGGAATGGTCAACCATCTATTAGCATCATTTACATTGGAACCAAATAAATAAGTAAAAGCCAAAAGCGGAACAGATACCCATAAGGCCATCAAACTCAACTTGGAATAATACTTATAAGGCAGCTTATGCGCTCCCCACATCACCACCAAACTCAATAGCACCAACAGCGAATGCTTGATCAAATAAGCCTCCGTATTACCACCCATTCTACGATAAGCCAAAGTTCCTGTAGCGGAATAAACCACCAGGATACTGACGATGGAAAGGACCATCACAATCCCCCATATGATGGGATCACCCTTTAAGTTCTTATCGATCCAAGTCTTGACAGCTGCCATAATTTATTGCTTCAACTTCTTTACTGCTTCTCTAAATTGATCCCCCCTGTCCTCATAGTTTTTGAACAAGTCAAAACTTGCACAGGCCGGTGACAACAAAACCACATCCCCGGATTTTCCCTTCTCATATCCCCATCTCACCGCTTCTGTGATATCCTGCGTTTCCAAAATTTCTGGAACCACTCCTGCAAAAGCCTTCTTAAGCTTTTCGTTATCTTTTCCCAGACAGATCAAAGTCCTTACATGCCCCCTCACTTCTGTCATGGTTGTTTCATACTCATTGCCCTTGTCCACTCCTCCGGCAATCCAAATCAATGGCTCCTTGAAAGCGGCCAAGGCATAAATGGTTGCATCCACATTGGTCCCCTTGCTATCATTCACGAATACCACGCCATCAATCTCAGCCACCTGTTCCATCCTGTGAGGGGCATTCTTAAAATCAGCCAAGCCTTCCCTGATAGCTGATTCCTGTACTCCCGCCAATAATGCTGCATTCGCCGCACACATCACATTCAGCATATTATGTGTTCCCTTAAGTGACATTTCACTTAAAGGAAATGAGATCATATGCTCATCATGATTGATCTTAACCTCTGTACCATTGAAAAAACTACCATCCTTCACAATCTTTTCCAGTGATACTTCATGTACCTTCGGCTTCACGATCAAATCCGATAATCCTTTCCAGATATTACTGTCCTCACTGAAATAAATAAAGTCACCTTCATCATCCATCTGCTTCAAGAGATTCAGTTTGGAATGAATATATTTCTCCAATTTATACTCATACCGGTCTAAATGATCAGGAGTAATATTCGTTAGCACAGCAACCCTGGGCTTGAGGGTCTTGAACCCATCTATCTGAAAACTACTTACCTCAAGTACCCACCAGTCATGATCCTCTTCAACCAGCTGAGCCGCCCAGCTTTTTCCTACATTACCCCCCATTCCTACATCAAGCCCTCCTTTCTTCATCAGGTGATAGGTCAAAAGCGTTGTAGTGGTTTTTCCATTGGTGCCCGTAATCGCAATCACCTTTCCCCTAGAAAAACCATAGGCAAACTCCAATTCATCAATCACAGGAATACCTCTTTCCAAAGCCGCATTGACTATAGTATTGCCAAAGGGAATCCCAGGACTTTTAATAATTTCACCCTGACTTAAAATACGTTCCCCACTATGCTGTCCTTCTTCGTAGGCGATCCCTGCCTCCTCTAATCGCTGCTTTCTTTCAGCATTTATTTTGCCTCCGTCTGAGACAAATACATCATAGCCGTTCTTCTTGGCCAGCAATGCTGCACCAATCCCACTTTCTCCTGCTCCCAGTATGGCTATTTTTTTCATTAGTTATCTTAATTTTAAAGTGGCCAATGTGATAATCGCCAATAAAATCCCCACAATCCAAAAACGGGTTACGATCTTGGATTCAGGAATTCCGCCTTTTTGGTAATGATGATGTAAAGGGGACATCCTGAAAATCCTCCTACCTTCACCATATTTTCTTTTGGTATATTTGAAATAGGCCACTTGAATGATTACCGACAAGTTCTCTATTACAAAAATCCCGCATAACACTGGGATCAAAAGCTCCTTTCTCAATACCAGGCAAAGCACAGCTATCACACCTCCCAGCATCAAACTACCCGTATCTCCCATAAACACTTGGGCAGGATAGGAATTGTACCACAGAAAGCCCACACATGCCCCTAAAAAAGCCGCGCAGAAAATCACCAACTCACCTGAATTGGGGATAAACATGATATTGAGGTACTGTGAGAATATCGCATTACCACTGAGATAAGCAAAAATCGCAATAGCCAAGCCTATAATGGCCGAAGTACCAGCTGCCAATCCATCAATCCCATCTGTTATATTGGCCCCGTTTGACACTGCGGTAACGACAAATATCACCAACAATGTGTACAAAACAGGCGTAACCCCATCCCCAAGAAAACCGAAGAAATTCTCATAATTGAGTTCGTTGTTCTTCATAAATGGAATGGTAGTTTTCATCACCTTTACATCCTTATATGCTGGAGTCTCTACCACGCCTTCTTCTATAGAAACCGGCGTCTGGAACTCCCTGACGACCACATCTTCATGGTAAAAAAGGGTAATGGCTACGATAATCCCTATCCCCACTTGGCCTATAATCTTGAATTTACCGGCAAGTCCTTCTTTATTCTTCCTGAATACTTTGATATAGTCATCCAAAAAGCCTATTCCTCCAAGCCACACTACTGTGACCAAAAGAAGAAGAATATAAATATTGTAAACATCAGCGAACAAAAGCGTTGGGATTATTATAGCCGCTATCATCATCAAACCTCCCATGGTAGGCGTTCCCTTTTTCTCTGATTGTCCGGCTAAGCCTAGGTCCCTTACTGTTTCTCCAATTTGTTTTTTCCTAATCCAATTGATAATACTTTTACCAAAAGTGATCGTAATAATCAAAGACAGCATAGCTGATAAGCCCGCTCGGAAGGAAATGTACCTGAACAAACCCGAACCAGGAAAATCAAAATTACTGTCGATATAGTCGAAAAGATGGTAAAGCATTTATCTATTTTGTCGTATGTATTAATTGTATCAATTCTTTTATGGTCTGGAAATCATCAAAAGGATATTTTACTCCTTTGATCTCCTGATAGGTCTCATGCCCTTTTCCGGCCACAAGGATAATATCCCCTTTCACGGCCATTACACAGGCCGTTTTGATGGCCTCCCTTCTGTCCGCGATGACCACTGTTTTTTTAAAAGCAACCGGATTTACCCCCTTTTCCATTTCACGGATAATATCCATCGGCTCTTCATCTCTCGGATTATCCGAAGTCAACACTACTTTCTCACTAAATTCTGTAGCTATTTTTGCCATCAGTGGTCTTTTGGCCCTATCCCGGTTACCGCCACATCCTACCACAGTGATCACGTTCTCCCCTCCAGTTCTCACCCCTTGTATCGTTTTCAGCACATTCTCCAATGCATCAGGCGTATGGGCATAATCTACAATTGCTGTAATACCCGCTATTTCTATTTGATCAAATCTGCCATGGGCACCTTTGATTTTGGAGAGCTGGGTCAACACCTCATCTTCTTCCTCGCCTAATAATATCGCAGCCCCCAACACCCCACAAAGGTTATAGGCATTGAATTCTCCTATTAATCGGAACCATGCCTGCTTGCCATTAATATCCAACTCCAATCCCTGAAGGGTGTTACTTAGCACCTTTGCTTTGTAATCCGTAGGATACTTCAATCCATAGGTATGCTTGCTCGCTTTGGTATTTTGGAGCATTACCATCCCCCTTTTATCATCGGCATTGACCAAGGCAAATGCATCTCTTGGCAATTCATCAAATAATTTTTTCTTTGCTTTGATATACTCATCAAAGCTGCCATGATAATCCAAATGATCATGGGAAATATTGGTAAACACTGCCCCACTAATATGCAATCCTGCCATTCTTTCTTGAACAATGGCATGGGAACTTGCCTCCATAAAACAGTGAGTACATCCAGCCTCGACCATATCGGCCATCAACTTATTGATCGCCACACTATCAGGCGTAGTATGCGTCGCCGGAATGATCTTTTCATTGATTTTATTTTCCACCGTGCTAAGCATACCGGTCAAGTAGCCTAACTCAATAAATAGACGATGAAGTAAAGTGACGCAAGTAGTTTTACCATTGGTACCGGTTACCGCAACGACCTTCAATTTACTGGAAGGATTTCCATAAAAATTGGATGCCATCACCCCCAAGGCATTTGCAGCATGAACGACCTGCACATAAGTGATATGGGCATGTAAATTTTCTGGCATCCTTTCACAAACGATGCTTTTAGCTCCCTTTGCTACGGCCTGATCTATAAAGTCATGCCCGTCTACCTGAGTACCAGCAACAGCTACAAACACAACACCCTCTCTTACCTTGCGGCTGTCAAAGACAATATCATTCACGACTACTTCCATATCTCCGGTAGTAGAAGTCAGTGAAACTTTGTACAATATGTCCTTTAGGGTCTTCATTAGCCTAATACAATTCTTATTAATCCTCCTTTTGATACACTGGAACCTGCAGGAACAGACTGGTTCTTCACCCTTCCCCTTCCGATATAGTCTACCCTCAGCCCCTTATTTTCCAATACATAGAGTGCATCTTTCAAAGTCATTCCTGAAACATCCGGCACCATTGGTGCTTCCACTTTATTGGATTTCCAATTGATAGACCTGTTCACAACGGAAGATTTCACCCATCTGTCTGCCCCATCATAATGATTGGAAAGCCCGAATTTATTGCAGATCATCTGAAGCTCATCTGCCATACCCGCTTGGATATAGGGAAAAACTACTTGAGACAGCTGTGGAGCCTTAGGCGCAAGCTTTTCTTCCTCTTTATTCAATTTCAAATCCTGTGCATAGATCTTATCCGCTATTTCCTTAAATACAGGAGCAGAAACATCTCCTCCATAGGCATTGAACCCTTTGGGACTGTCTATCACAATGATCATACTGTATTTCGGCTCATCCGCAGGAAAATAGCCGGCAAAGGAAGTGTAATACCTCCTGGTATACCTACCATTCACCAGTTTTTGAGCGGTTCCTGTCTTCCCTGCAATCTTATACTCACTATCACTGATATTTCTGGCAGTCCCTTTCTCCACTACTCCCTCCAGCAAAGACTGAAGCTGCTTGATGGTAGCTTCGGAGCCAATACTTCTCCTCAATACCTCCGTCTCAAATTCTTCTTCAATATGATTGCCCTTTTGGATTCTTTCCACAATCATTGGCTTGACCACCTTACCTCCATTTGCCACTGCATTGTATAAAGTCAATGTATGTAATGGTGTTACTTTTAGCTCATAACCTATAGACATCCAAGGCAAGGTGGTGCCGTACCAATTCTTTTTATCCTTGGGATCTTTGAAATAAGGAACTCCTTCACCTTTAATTTGGAAACCCAAAGGTTGATCCAACCCCACCTGCTCCAAATAAGAAAGAAACTTCTCTGGTCTAACCCCGAAATGCTCATCCACTAATTTGGAAATCCCCACATTAGAGGACTTTTCGAATGCCTGCCTGACAGTCAGCTTTCCATAACCACCATATTTGGCATCCCTCATGGTTTGGTTATAGAATTTATAGGCGCCATTGCCTGTATCTACTGTATCTTTAAGATTTACCTTGCCTTCCTCCAAGAGTGCCAACATGGACAACAATTTAAAGGTAGAGCCAGGCTCTGTCAAACCTTGTTCTCCAACTGCATAATTATAGTACTCACCATATCCATTGCCATTATCCTTCTTTTCCAAATTGGCAATGGCCTTGATATGTCCTGTCTTTACTTCCATCACCAGCACACAACCGTATTCAGCATCCTTGTTCATCAGCTGCCTCAACAAGGCTGACTCCGCTACATCCTGAATATTCACATCTATAGTAGTTACTATATCGTAACCATCCTCTGGCCGGATGTCCTCTGCATCATGCACCGGTTTCCAAGTCCCCCCAGCTATCTTTTGAAACAAAGCCTCCCCATTTTTCCCTTCCAAATAGCCATTAAAGCTATACTCCAATCCTGCGCCATATCGGTCTTCATTTAAGAACCCCACAGTTCTTCCTGCCAAATTCTTAAATGGCCTGTACCTCTTTTCCACCTTTTCAAACAATACACCTCCACCCATTCTGCCTTTTCTGAAGATAGGCCAGGTGGACATTTTTTGTTTGGCCTGATAGCCTATTTGGCTCCTGTTAAGCACCAAGTAGCGCCTGCCTTCTATTCGGGCATCATTAATTATGCGTTTATAGGCATTGGCTGATTTGTCCTTATAGAAACTGGACAGGTTCATGGCCAAGGAATCTATTCCTGCCCTAAAATCCTTTTCACTGGCAATTCCCGGATCCATAGCCACCCTATAAAAAGGTAAGCTGGTAGCCAAAAGACTACCATCAGCACTATATATATTGCCTCTGGTAGCACTGACTTTCCTATATTGAAGATTAATGTCTTCCGCTTTTTGACGCCATTTATCTCCATCCACAAACTGAACATGGGCTATCCTATAAAGAATAGCCCCTGCAAAGAGTACCATTGCCAAAAAGGCAAGTCTTACTCTCAGAAGTATGGATTTTTTTATATTCATTTATCTACTATGATCTTTTTTGGAGGCTCCTCTATCTCGTAAATGTTTAATACTTTAATTTTCTTGGCTACTTCTGACTGCTTACTGCTGAACATATACTCCGCTTCCAGTGTAGTAACATCAGCCCTCAGATCTTCCACTTCCTGCTGCAGCTTTTCGATTTCCCGAATTGTACTTTCCGCTTTGTGATTGGACCAGATATATATCAAAGCCAAAAAGGCGGCATACAAAAAAGGCGGCACCAACCTTACAGGAATCCCTTCTCCAAGCCAATCACTGATCTTGAACTTCTGATCAATAAATGAAAAGAGATTACTCCCTCCACCAAGGTTACTTGATTGCCTGGACTCATTGGCCCCTCGCTTGATTTTTTTCTTGAAAGTATTCCCTTCCATGACTACACCTTTTTTGCAATCCTCAACTTAGCACTCCTCGCTCGGTTATTGACCGCGACTTCTTCTGGACTTGCCTGAATAGCCTTTCTGCTCACCGGCTCCAAGGGTCTGATCAGGTTGCCATAGAAATCCTTTTCTACCTCACCTTGCATTTTTCCCTTGTTCATAAAATTCTTAACCATACGATCCTCTAAGGAATGATAGCTCATAACTACTAACCTTCCCTCTGGCTTCAACACCTCTACCGTTTGGTACAGCATCTCTTCCAGTGCCCGCATCTCATCGTTCACCTCTATCCTCAATGCCTGGAACACCTGGGCAAAATACTTGAACTCCCTGTTTCGTGGAGCCAGCTTTTGCAATAGCTGCTTAAACTGCTCAATGGTTTCAAAAGGCCGAATGGCTCTTTCGGAAACCACTGCTTGGGCTAGCGATTTTGCATTTTTCACCTCCCCATATATACCGAAAACCTTATGAAGCTTTTCCTCCTCATAAGTATTTAATACATCCTTGGCGGTAACATTACCAAGTTGGTTCATCCTCATATCCAAGTCCCCATCAAACCGGGTTGAGAACCCCCTGCTAGGCTCATCAATTTGGTGGGAAGAAATCCCAAGATCGGCCAAAATCCCATCCACTTGACTTACCCCATACAACCTGAGGTAACGCTTCAGGTCCCTGAAATTGGCTTGTACAAATGTGAAATTTGGATACTCCAAAGCATTCCTTGCAGCATCATCATCCTGATCAAAGCCATACAGATGCCCCTCAGGCCCCAAATGCTTCAGGATCTCCTTTGAATGCCCTCCACCACCAAAGGTCAGGTCCACATATACGCCATCTGGACGTATATCCAAGCCCTCAATGCACTGTGAGAGCATTACGGGAATATGGTATTCGCTCGCACTCATTTGTTTGTATTGGACAAATATTTCTTAGCCTCACTTGCAAAAACATCTGGATCCTGGATGAGATAATCTTCATATCTCTCCGGATCCCAAATCTCAATGGTCTTACCCATACCCACTACTACCACTTCCTTGGTGATATCAGCAAACTTCAACAAAGGCTTAGGAATTAAAAAGCGACCAGTAGAGTCCAACTCCACCTCTGTGTTGTCGCGGTAAAAATTCCTTTTGAACCTTCTCTGATCTGCATCAAAATCATCTAAAGCGGACACCTTACTGTCTAACTTGCGGTACTCATTAATGGGATACAACACCAAACAAGGATCGAACCCTCTACGCATAACAAGCTCATTACCATGGGTCTCCGGCAATGCCGCCTTTAGCTTGGCAGGCAAAACCAGACGTCCTTTGGCGTCAAGCTTGCAATAATATTCGCTAGAGAAGTTTGCCATGTTGTTCCGATCGAGTTTCGTTCAAATACAAAAGTAATAAAAGCAATCACACAATCCACCACCTTTCCCCACTTTTTCCCACTTCTTTATAAAAGTATCCAAAAGTTTGATTTTTCCCAATAAATAGACAAAAAATATTAAAGCTATCAACTGGTTTTCACCTAGTTACACAAGCGACAACAAATCATTCAAACACGACTTATAGTCAATATAAGCCGATTTATGGCTTATTAAGGGTGAATTTTAGTACAATCTTACAGGGAGCCGCATGATTCCCCAAAAAGTGGGGGGAAATCCCATTGATTTTTCGAAAAAGAAATATTTTTGACATCCTAAGAAAAATATACTCCAAAAAAACACTTGCCAAACAACCGTCAAACAAAACATTTCATCATTTCTTTAACGATGAGAGGTCCTTATCAAAAACCAAAAAGTGCAGTTACTTCTTTCTTTCTATTGTATATTTTACCAAGTTTTTCAAGGAAGTCTTATAGTCAGAATCTGGCAAGCCAGCCAAAATATCCAAAGCCTCTTGATAAAACTTATTCATTACTTCCTCCGCATAATCCAAACCACCTGAAGCCTTCACAAAGCCAATAACCTGATTAACAGCCTTTTTATCTTCATTCTTATTACGAATCAGGTAGATAATCTTTTTCTTATCGGACCAAGCAGCATTATTCAACGCATAGATCAAGGGCAGTGTCATTTTCTTCTCCTTGATATCAATACCTACCGGCTTACCCACTTCATCTTCACCATAGTCAAACAAATCATCTTTGATCTGAAAGGCCATCCCCACTTTCTCCCCAAAATCACGCATCTTTTCCACTACTTCCTCCTCAGCTCCCGCTGTTAAGGCACCGACAGCACAACAAGAAGCTATCAGACTGGCTGTTTTCTGACGTATAATGGTATAATAAACTTCTTCCGTGATATCCAACTTCCTTGCCTTGGCAATTTGCAAAAGCTCCCCTTCACTCATTTCCCTAACCGCATTGGAAACCACTTTAAGCAAGTCAAAATCCCCATTGTCCACACTCAACAGTAAACCTCTGGACAAGAGGTAATCACCTACCAAAACAGCTATCTTATTTTTCCATAAAGCATTTACAGAGAAAAAACCACGACGGTAATTGGCATCATCCACCACATCATCATGCACCAAGGTAGCAGTATGTAGCAGTTCTATAAGCGCTGCCCCCCTATAGGTAGACTCCGAAATACCTCCTGTCACTCCAGCAGTCAAAAAAACAAACATAGGGCGCATTTGCTTCCCCTTCCTTTTGACAATATAGCTAGTGATATGATCTAAAAGTTTGACCTTGCTCTTCATAAAAGAACGGAACTTCTTCTCGAAGTCGGTCATTTCCGATGCTATAGGAGCTTGTATTTGTTGGAGGTCTGGTTTCATTACGTCTTTAGTGATGCAATAATACAATCAAATATGCCATTGACAAAATGGAGGACGCGTTTATTCACAACAGGGAATTGGTTTTTATAAGCTATGGGAAAAAATCTAAAAAAGGTAGGAAAACCTCAAACTTCCCAAATACTGACCGCTGGCCGTTTCGGTTTCCCGACTACGATAAAAAATCCGATAGGAAAAACCAAAACGAGGATAAGCCAAAACTAATTCAGCAAAATACTCATTTGTCAAACGTTCCGGTTCCATCGTCACCATATTCCATCGAGCGTGATCATTGACCCCTTGTAAAGTAGCGTTCCAATAGACCCTTTTAAACAATGCTCCCATATGAAGATAAAATTCCTTCTTGCCATTTGCCCCTAGTCGTGATCCAGAAATATAGCTTTGCTCTCCAGGCAAAAACCTGCCCAACCTAAAAGACGGCCCCATCTGTATACTCCGATCATAATTTCCCACAGCGGCGGCTCCATTGACCCAAAAATCAAAGCCCCTAGCAGCAATTAAATTATAAGCAGATTTAACCTTTAAATTAATTAGGCCTCCACTTCGGATTTGATACCGCCAACCTCTCGGCTCTGGAAAGCCAAAGACCTGATGATACCAAACCTGCACTTCCTCTGCCTTTGAACCGGGGCCTATTTTCCCAAAAAGCAACTCCCCTTCAAACCATGCCTTTTTTATAAAATGCTGATAACCTCCTGCACCGTACAAAACACCCGCATATGGTCGGTCGTAATATTTAAGTTCTGGTTTGGTATATTTTTGTGGAGTATATATCTGTTGGGACAATTTAAATTTCAGCCTGGAACGCTCATTCAACAAATAGTTATACCCAATAAAAATCCCATTGGTATAATAT is from Echinicola marina and encodes:
- a CDS encoding lipid A deacylase LpxR family protein yields the protein MITPKLALVISLFLVLPVTICSAQQAADEMKKHEVFLQLDNDVFAFSRFDRYYTNGIFIGYNYLLNERSRLKFKLSQQIYTPQKYTKPELKYYDRPYAGVLYGAGGYQHFIKKAWFEGELLFGKIGPGSKAEEVQVWYHQVFGFPEPRGWRYQIRSGGLINLKVKSAYNLIAARGFDFWVNGAAAVGNYDRSIQMGPSFRLGRFLPGEQSYISGSRLGANGKKEFYLHMGALFKRVYWNATLQGVNDHARWNMVTMEPERLTNEYFAELVLAYPRFGFSYRIFYRSRETETASGQYLGSLRFSYLF
- the murD gene encoding UDP-N-acetylmuramoyl-L-alanine--D-glutamate ligase — its product is MKKIAILGAGESGIGAALLAKKNGYDVFVSDGGKINAERKQRLEEAGIAYEEGQHSGERILSQGEIIKSPGIPFGNTIVNAALERGIPVIDELEFAYGFSRGKVIAITGTNGKTTTTLLTYHLMKKGGLDVGMGGNVGKSWAAQLVEEDHDWWVLEVSSFQIDGFKTLKPRVAVLTNITPDHLDRYEYKLEKYIHSKLNLLKQMDDEGDFIYFSEDSNIWKGLSDLIVKPKVHEVSLEKIVKDGSFFNGTEVKINHDEHMISFPLSEMSLKGTHNMLNVMCAANAALLAGVQESAIREGLADFKNAPHRMEQVAEIDGVVFVNDSKGTNVDATIYALAAFKEPLIWIAGGVDKGNEYETTMTEVRGHVRTLICLGKDNEKLKKAFAGVVPEILETQDITEAVRWGYEKGKSGDVVLLSPACASFDLFKNYEDRGDQFREAVKKLKQ
- a CDS encoding UDP-N-acetylmuramoyl-L-alanyl-D-glutamate--2,6-diaminopimelate ligase, translating into MKTLKDILYKVSLTSTTGDMEVVVNDIVFDSRKVREGVVFVAVAGTQVDGHDFIDQAVAKGAKSIVCERMPENLHAHITYVQVVHAANALGVMASNFYGNPSSKLKVVAVTGTNGKTTCVTLLHRLFIELGYLTGMLSTVENKINEKIIPATHTTPDSVAINKLMADMVEAGCTHCFMEASSHAIVQERMAGLHISGAVFTNISHDHLDYHGSFDEYIKAKKKLFDELPRDAFALVNADDKRGMVMLQNTKASKHTYGLKYPTDYKAKVLSNTLQGLELDINGKQAWFRLIGEFNAYNLCGVLGAAILLGEEEDEVLTQLSKIKGAHGRFDQIEIAGITAIVDYAHTPDALENVLKTIQGVRTGGENVITVVGCGGNRDRAKRPLMAKIATEFSEKVVLTSDNPRDEEPMDIIREMEKGVNPVAFKKTVVIADRREAIKTACVMAVKGDIILVAGKGHETYQEIKGVKYPFDDFQTIKELIQLIHTTK
- the rsmH gene encoding 16S rRNA (cytosine(1402)-N(4))-methyltransferase RsmH translates to MSASEYHIPVMLSQCIEGLDIRPDGVYVDLTFGGGGHSKEILKHLGPEGHLYGFDQDDDAARNALEYPNFTFVQANFRDLKRYLRLYGVSQVDGILADLGISSHQIDEPSRGFSTRFDGDLDMRMNQLGNVTAKDVLNTYEEEKLHKVFGIYGEVKNAKSLAQAVVSERAIRPFETIEQFKQLLQKLAPRNREFKYFAQVFQALRIEVNDEMRALEEMLYQTVEVLKPEGRLVVMSYHSLEDRMVKNFMNKGKMQGEVEKDFYGNLIRPLEPVSRKAIQASPEEVAVNNRARSAKLRIAKKV
- a CDS encoding penicillin-binding protein; the protein is MNIKKSILLRVRLAFLAMVLFAGAILYRIAHVQFVDGDKWRQKAEDINLQYRKVSATRGNIYSADGSLLATSLPFYRVAMDPGIASEKDFRAGIDSLAMNLSSFYKDKSANAYKRIINDARIEGRRYLVLNRSQIGYQAKQKMSTWPIFRKGRMGGGVLFEKVEKRYRPFKNLAGRTVGFLNEDRYGAGLEYSFNGYLEGKNGEALFQKIAGGTWKPVHDAEDIRPEDGYDIVTTIDVNIQDVAESALLRQLMNKDAEYGCVLVMEVKTGHIKAIANLEKKDNGNGYGEYYNYAVGEQGLTEPGSTFKLLSMLALLEEGKVNLKDTVDTGNGAYKFYNQTMRDAKYGGYGKLTVRQAFEKSSNVGISKLVDEHFGVRPEKFLSYLEQVGLDQPLGFQIKGEGVPYFKDPKDKKNWYGTTLPWMSIGYELKVTPLHTLTLYNAVANGGKVVKPMIVERIQKGNHIEEEFETEVLRRSIGSEATIKQLQSLLEGVVEKGTARNISDSEYKIAGKTGTAQKLVNGRYTRRYYTSFAGYFPADEPKYSMIIVIDSPKGFNAYGGDVSAPVFKEIADKIYAQDLKLNKEEEKLAPKAPQLSQVVFPYIQAGMADELQMICNKFGLSNHYDGADRWVKSSVVNRSINWKSNKVEAPMVPDVSGMTLKDALYVLENKGLRVDYIGRGRVKNQSVPAGSSVSKGGLIRIVLG
- the mraZ gene encoding division/cell wall cluster transcriptional repressor MraZ, giving the protein MANFSSEYYCKLDAKGRLVLPAKLKAALPETHGNELVMRRGFDPCLVLYPINEYRKLDSKVSALDDFDADQRRFKRNFYRDNTEVELDSTGRFLIPKPLLKFADITKEVVVVGMGKTIEIWDPERYEDYLIQDPDVFASEAKKYLSNTNK
- a CDS encoding FtsL-like putative cell division protein; this translates as MEGNTFKKKIKRGANESRQSSNLGGGSNLFSFIDQKFKISDWLGEGIPVRLVPPFLYAAFLALIYIWSNHKAESTIREIEKLQQEVEDLRADVTTLEAEYMFSSKQSEVAKKIKVLNIYEIEEPPKKIIVDK
- a CDS encoding polyprenyl synthetase family protein, with translation MKPDLQQIQAPIASEMTDFEKKFRSFMKSKVKLLDHITSYIVKRKGKQMRPMFVFLTAGVTGGISESTYRGAALIELLHTATLVHDDVVDDANYRRGFFSVNALWKNKIAVLVGDYLLSRGLLLSVDNGDFDLLKVVSNAVREMSEGELLQIAKARKLDITEEVYYTIIRQKTASLIASCCAVGALTAGAEEEVVEKMRDFGEKVGMAFQIKDDLFDYGEDEVGKPVGIDIKEKKMTLPLIYALNNAAWSDKKKIIYLIRNKNEDKKAVNQVIGFVKASGGLDYAEEVMNKFYQEALDILAGLPDSDYKTSLKNLVKYTIERKK
- the mraY gene encoding phospho-N-acetylmuramoyl-pentapeptide-transferase; translation: MLYHLFDYIDSNFDFPGSGLFRYISFRAGLSAMLSLIITITFGKSIINWIRKKQIGETVRDLGLAGQSEKKGTPTMGGLMMIAAIIIPTLLFADVYNIYILLLLVTVVWLGGIGFLDDYIKVFRKNKEGLAGKFKIIGQVGIGIIVAITLFYHEDVVVREFQTPVSIEEGVVETPAYKDVKVMKTTIPFMKNNELNYENFFGFLGDGVTPVLYTLLVIFVVTAVSNGANITDGIDGLAAGTSAIIGLAIAIFAYLSGNAIFSQYLNIMFIPNSGELVIFCAAFLGACVGFLWYNSYPAQVFMGDTGSLMLGGVIAVLCLVLRKELLIPVLCGIFVIENLSVIIQVAYFKYTKRKYGEGRRIFRMSPLHHHYQKGGIPESKIVTRFWIVGILLAIITLATLKLR
- a CDS encoding FtsW/RodA/SpoVE family cell cycle protein; translated protein: MAAVKTWIDKNLKGDPIIWGIVMVLSIVSILVVYSATGTLAYRRMGGNTEAYLIKHSLLVLLSLVVMWGAHKLPYKYYSKLSLMALWVSVPLLAFTYLFGSNVNDANRWLTIPLINQAFQPSDLAKLALIAAVAGMLAKRQKNIQDFKRTFIPVMIWIGMICMLIGLANMSTAVMLLCTCLLLMFIGRVPVKFLIAVCLIGFLALTSAIFLGQRGGTFFSRIENFMSEDEIPYQAQQSYMAIATGGIAGKGPGNSEQRNSLPHPYSDFIYAIIIEEYGMIGGGVVLFLYLALLYRGMRVVAISNRPFGGLLSAGLSFALVIQAMVNMAVAVGLGPITGQPLPLLSMGGTSLLFTGISLGIILSVSRGDQEDGFAGDANAVRKNAMQMAQ